The following proteins come from a genomic window of Theileria equi strain WA chromosome 2 map unlocalized gcontig_1105316255037, whole genome shotgun sequence:
- a CDS encoding conserved hypothetical protein (encoded by transcript BEWA_042340A), whose product MESYLKQFDWFCYRNVANSRFIAGKSGALQSYGMSNLLILFVFSLILARIFYLIYEYHSIWHIAKQLHINPKAIHLHGMAEYASEIVDLYYTHFNQILRFKRRVKPVPIPRIRMPLSLDANSIRVSLDDPNPVDYVGRMYDNENRSTSLAINFNFDCSKTTFVSAHWGVPIEIVEAITIASKASDSRKKRTMENSIVGRSLSFIRSLTLPFYPERRFLLEDSIGSMSNASESCGDISLLCSQHNFCSSEPICFNAGSKIECKIKPTIDYVESSGINTSIWDALVMSQEDTVNKRIPLVIVLYTPRTQDPRIFSEGGVESHQGYAEITLVGFRKFKSEAYTSSLSRLSTRVFKQVVFSGDAIKPQEPRDMFGMGDVRDTECLICIANKMDTVLLPCGHGSFCSKCLYGLRNDKCPVCRRNFYSYVKFPLKS is encoded by the exons ATGGAAAGCTACCTGAAACAGTTTGACTGGTTCTGCTACAGAAATGTGGCAAACAGTCGCTTCATCGCTGGAAAGTCCGGAGCTTTGCAAAGCTATGGGATGTCGAATCTACTGATTTTGTTCGTCTTTTCACTGATACTCGCCAGGATCTTCTACCTGATTTATGAATACCACTCAATATGGCACATTGCGAAACAACTGCACATAAACCCAAAGGCTATACACCTACACGGAATGGCTGAGTACGCCAGCGAAATTGTAGATCTCTACTACACCCACTTTAATCAAATTTTAAGGTTCAAAAGGCGAGTGAAGCCCGTACCCATCCCAAGGATAAGAATGCCGCTGTCGCTGGATGCAAATTCCATCAGAGTCTCCCTCGATGACCCGAATCCAGTCGATTACGTCGGCAGAATGTACGATAATGAAAACAGAAGCACCAGTCTTGCCATAAATTTCAACTTTGACTGCTCAAAAACGACATTTGTAAGCGCACACTGGGGTGTGCCCATCGAAATTGTAGAAGCGATTACAATCGCCTCCAAAGCAAGTGACTCACGTAAAAAGAGGACCATGGAGAACAGTATAGTTGGTCGATCCTTGAGTTTTATAAGGAGCTTGACTCTCCCCTTTTACCCGGAAAGGAGATTCCTGCTGGAGGATTCCATTGGTAGCATGAGCAACGCTAGCGAATCGTGCGGAGATATTTCTCTCCTGTGTAGCCAACACAACTTTTGTTCCTCAGAACCCATATGTTTCAACGCCGGCTCGAAAATAGAGTGCAAAATAAAGCCAACCATTGAC TATGTCGAGAGCAGTGGAATCAACACATCTATATGGGATGCTCTGGTAATGTCCCAAGAAGACACTGTGAACAAGAGGATACCACTGGTCATTGTCCTCTACACACCAAGG ACCCAGGATCCAAGAATTTTCAGTGAAGGTGGAGTAGAAAGTCATCAG GGATACGCTGAAATAACACTCGTTGGATTCAGAAAGTTCAAATCGGAGGCGTACACTTCATCGTTATCTAGACTTTCAACAAGAGTTTTTAAACAAGTAGTATTCTCTGGAGATGCAATAAAACCTCAAGAACCCAGGGATATGTTTGGAATGGGAGACGTTCGCGACACTGAATGTCTCATTTGTATCGCAAATAAAATGGACACTGTTTTATTACCATGTGGGCACGGTTCATTCTGCTCAAAGTGTCTATATGGGCTTAGAAATGACAAGTGTCCAGTATGCAGAAGAAATTTTTACTCTTATGTAAAGtttccattaaaatcttgA
- a CDS encoding 60S ribosomal protein L10e, putative (encoded by transcript BEWA_042350A) gives MAVSKRKKVVNLTSCKKDAKTRKNNLVESIRNTINKFSEAKESEAGAYIYLLSLSNQRNSPLKNLRAILLPGRLFYGKNKVMQLALGTKPENELYDGVHKIAKDIVGEVALLVTSDHPDLVAEKVNSYKVRDFAKSGNIATETIVLKEGGSDFEQVPGNMEAQFRNLGLPTSLKMGKIVLMGDYVLSEEGKPLTPNQAHVLKLLGIRTAVFSAKVHSCLSDGEYKVFN, from the coding sequence ATGGCGGTATCTAAGCGTAAGAAGGTCGTGAATCTTACGTCATGTAAAAAGGACGCCAAGACCAGGAAAAATAACCTGGTAGAAAGCATCAGGAACACCATCAATAAGTTTAGCGAGGCAAAGGAGTCTGAGGCAGGTGCGTACATTTACCTCTTGTCCCTGAGCAACCAGAGGAACTCGCCCCTCAAGAACCTTCGCGCCATCCTCCTGCCAGGGAGGCTCTTCTACGGTAAGAACAAGGTCATGCAGCTGGCTCTTGGAACAAAGCCTGAGAATGAACTGTACGATGGCGTCCACAAAATCGCAAAGGACATTGTCGGAGAAGTAGCTCTCTTGGTCACCAGCGACCATCCAGATTTGGTCGCTGAGAAGGTCAACAGCTACAAAGTGCGCGACTTTGCAAAGTCCGGGAACATCGCAACGGAAACCATCGTTCTTAAGGAGGGAGGAAGTGATTTCGAACAAGTGCCTGGAAATATGGAGGCCCAGTTCAGGAACCTGGGACTGCCAACATCCCTAAAGATGGGAAAAATCGTTTTAATGGGCGACTACGTGCTAAGTGAAGAGGGAAAGCCATTGACACCGAATCAAGCTCACGTTTTGAAACTTTTGGGCATTCGCACAGCGGTCTTTAGCGCCAAAGTCCACAGTTGCCTGTCAGATGGGGAATACAAAGTTTTTAACTAA